A segment of the bacterium genome:
TGCGCATCGTGAAGCGCAGGCCGCCGTCCGGGCTCACCTTCACTTTGATCGCCGCCGGCTTCGGCGACGGCTCGGACGTCGAGCTGCAGGCCGCGCCGAGCGTCACGCAGGCGATCAGCATCATCAGTAGACTTCTCACGGTCGTCCCTCCACCACGGCGTCGGCGCGCACGAACACGGGGATCACGTCGAGCGGCGCGTCGACGGTGATCGTCTGCGGGCCGTCGAACGTGCGCGTCGCGTCCCAGAAATCCTCCCACCGCCCCGCCGGCAGGTAGATGTCGCGGCGGCGCGCCCCGTTCTGCCATACCGGCGCGACCAGCAGGTCCTCGCCGAACAGGTACTCGTCCCAGCGGTCGGCCACCGCCGCATCGTCGGGCCAGGCGAACACCAGCGGCCGCGCGATCGGCAGGCCGCTGCGCGCCGCCGTCTCCGCCTGCCGCATCGTGTACGGAATCAGGTCGTGGTGCAGCCGGACGTAGCGGCGGTAGATGGCGATCATCTCGTCATCGTAGCGCGGCTCGGTCGGCATGTCCCACGGCGCGTGCGCCTCGTGGCCGCCGATCTCCATCAGGGCGCAGAAGGCGCTGAACTGGAGCCAGCGGGCGAACACGTCGCGCTGCTTGAACTGATAGTAGCCGCCGGTGTCGGAGCCCCAGAAGGGGAAGCCGAGGAAGGCGGCGCGTTGCTGTTGGATGATCGCGGCGCGCAGGCCGAGGTCGGTGCCGGGACCGGCGCCGAAGGCCCGGCTGCCGGGCGAGTCGCCGCCCCAGACGATGCCCCACCGTTGGGCGCCGGCATAGGCGGAGCGCGCCTTCACCACGAAGTCGCCGTCGCCGCGCGCCGCCTGCAGGATGTCGTGGTACAGGCGGAGGTTGAGCGTCACGAAGTCGTTGCGCACCTCGACCCCGCTGCGGCCGTCGGCGAAGACGTCGGTCGGCTGCTGGGTGACGTACTCCTCGCCGCGGTCGAGCTTGATCGCCGAGATGTCCCAGCGGCGGAGGAAGTCGAGGTGCTTCTGGCTCCACCAGGCGCGCGCCGCGGGATTGGTGATGTCGAGCACCTGGGCGTCGGGCGTGTCGGGCCAGGGTTCGAGCCCGGGCGCGAGATAGCCGCTGGCGCGCGCCTCGGCGCCGTTGCTGCCCGGCGCGGTGCCGGAGGCGAGCGCGGCGCTCCACACCGCGACCCGGTAGCCGCGGTCGCGCAGGACGCGCAGCATCCCCTCGGGATTGGGGAAGCGCTGCGGATCCCATTGGAAGTCGTCGAACCCGAAGGCGCCGCCGGCCCACGGACGGTCGATCATGTAGACGCCGGATGGTATGTCGAGCGCCTCGTACATCGTGAGGTCCTCGGCCACCTGGGCATTCATCGCCTCGCCGTCGACCACCGCCGGTGTCCCGATCGCCGCCTCGTCGCGCCAGCGCCAGTGCCGGAAGGCCCACTCCGGGGGGATGAAGGGACGGCCGGTGAGGCCGGTGTAGGCATCGAGAATCTGCGCCGGCGTGCCGGCGAAGAGGACGTAGCGCAGGGTGCGGCTGGCCGGCGTGGTGCCGGCGGCGAACGTGAAGTCGAGCGCGTCGGGATCGCCGGCGCCGACGTCGTAGGCGCCGACCGCGGTGCCTTCGACGTACAGCCCGTAGCCCGCCGAGCTCTGGTAGAACGGGGCGTAGATGCCGACGGTCCCCTGCACGAGCATGTCGATCTTCTCGCCGCGGCGATCGAGGGAGCCCACCTCGCGCGGATTGATCTCGTCAACCTGGAGGATACCGGGCACGCCGTTGAGCGGACGCGAGTCGGTGAGCCGCTCGCTGAGCCCGTAGATCCGTTCGCCCGGCTCGAGGGCCCAGGTGTCGGCGAGCGCCTGCGGTGACGCGTCCGCCGGCGGCGCGAAGATCACCCGCGCGGCGCGCTCGCTCGGCCACTCGACGGCCAGCGTCCCGGTGCCGCAGCCGGTCTCCACCTCGGCATCGAAACGGCCGGACGCGGGATCGAAACGGAACGCGCCGAGCGCGCTGACGGCACAGTCGGCGCCGCCGCTCTGGACGCGCAGTCGGCCCGGCACCTGCGCGGCGAGGTGGTCGCCGAGGCGATCGCGGAAGGCGAGTTGGAAGGGATCGCGGGTGATGACCAGGGTCGCCGCGGCGGCGTGCAGCGCGAGCGAGGTTTCGCCAGCGATCAGCAGCACCGGGCCCAGCGTGGGGCCGCGCGTCGGCGTGGGGACGGCGGTTGGCGTCGCGGTCGCGCCCCGGCCGTCCCCTCCCTCCTCGCCGCAGGCGGCGAGGAGGACGCAGAGAAGCGGCAGCAGAGCGACGCGGCGCATGGTCGAGTTATTCCCGACGGTAGGCAGGTTCCGCAAACCCGCTCGCTGCGTGATGGGGGGCCGCGCATGACGCGATCGATCCGGCACCGACGGAGCGGCGCCCGCCAGGGCTAGTCGCATTGGGCGCGCAGTTGTCGAATGCCGGCGGCGGTGCGCTCGGACGGCCGCAGTTGCTCGGCGCGGCGCAGATGCTCGCACGCCCGGGGGCGCTCGCCGAGGATCAGATAGAGCTGTCCCAGCCCGGCCTCGATGTCGGCGTCGTGCGGGTTGAGCTCGCGGGCGCGCTGCAGCCGGGGCAGTGCCAGGCGGGCGGCATCGGGCGTCGCGTCGCCGCCGTGCAGGATGGCCAGCCCGAGGTTGAACAGCGTGTCCGGAGCGTCCGGCGCGGCGGCCAGCGCCTGCTCGTAGGCGCGCTGCGCGGCCGGGTAATCGCCGTCCATCATCGCCAGCGTGCCGAGGTTGTTGTGGATCGTCTGCAGGCCGCGGGCGTCGTTGCGGCGTGCCAGGGCGCGGGCGAACGCGGCCCGCGCCTCGGCGGCGCGGCCGGCCTGCTGGTAGGCGGTGCCGAGATTGCGCGCCGCCATGCCCGAAACCTGGCTCTTGCCTTCGGTGTCCTCCCACAGCGCGATGTCGTCGTGCCAGACGCGGCAGCGCAGCGCCGACCCGACGGCGGCGAGCAGCAACACGACGCCGCCGGCCGCGAAGGCGGCGCGGCGCGCCGCCGGCGAGGACAGTCGGCGCCATCCGCGCGCCACCAGATCGCCGATCAGCAGGCAGAAGCCCGCCGACGGCAGGTAGAGGTAGCGCTCGGCGAGCGGCGCGTCGGGGATCTTCCACAGGATCGCCAGCGACGGCACCAGGGTCAGCACGATCCACAGCAGCCCGAACAGCGGCACGCCGTCGCCGCGCGTTCGCCAGAGCCAGGCGGCGGCGGCGAGCGCCGCCAGCAGCGCCAGGCCGGCGGCAAAGGCCCATGGGGTCAGCGGCAGGTGATCGATGTAGGCGTTGAGCGGCCACGGCCACAGCAGCTTGCCGACGTAGGTGCCGACGGCGGCGGCGATCTCCAGCGGCGAGCGGTGCGCCGGCGCGATCGTCGGCGCCGTGCCGATGAGCTCACCGAGCGCGTGGCGGCGCAGCAACACGTAGGCGACGCCCGCCAGGGCGAGACCCGCGTAGTCGCGCAGCCAGTCGGCCGCGCGGCGCGGCAGCGGGCGGACCAGCAGGTCGCGCAGCAGGATCACGCGCAGCAGCACCAGCGGATAGAGGGCGACGCCGGCCTCCTTGGCGGCGAGCGAGGCGAAGGCGGCGAGGCCGGTGACGGCGCCGTGCCAGCGCCAGGCCGCGCCGTGGGCGATCAGCGCCGCCAGCAGGAACGCCGTGGTCAGCACGTCGGAGCGGCCGGCCGCCCAGGCGACCGACTCGCTGTGCACCGGGTGCACCGCGAAGAGCAGGCCGGCCGCCAGAGCGCCGATGGCGGCCCCCGGCGCGGCGCCGAGCAGTTGCGCCGCCAGCATCCACACCAGCAGCGAGGCGGCGGCGTGGGCGAGCACCACCGAGAGATGGAAGACGAACGGCCGCTCGCCGCCGACGGCGCGGTCGACGAGATAGGTCGCGATGGTGAGCGGGCGATAGTAGTCCGGGCTGAACTGCGGAATGTCGCGCGGCGGCGCGAGCACGTCGCCGAGGCTGTCGAAGACCACGAGCTGGCGCTCGACGATCACCATGTCGTCCCAGACGAAGCCGTTGTCGAGGCTGGGCGCGTAGGTGAGCAGCGCCGCCAGCGCCACGACGCCGGGCGCCAGCCAGCGCCGGCGGTCGCGCGCGGCTGGCCCGGTGGCGCCGCGCGCGGGCCGCTGACGCGCGTCGCGCGGGCGGGCTCGGGCGGCCATGGAGACGCTCAGGGCGCGGCCGGGTGATGCGCGTCGGGTGCCGGCGCCGTCCCGCGCTCGCCCGCCGTGACGACCACCTCGATGAAGCCATCCGGGTTCAGGTACTGGCGAGCGACGCGCTGCACGTCATCCCCGGTCACGGCGTTGACGCGCGCGATGTAGACGTCGGCGTAGTTGGGCCCCAGGCCGTAGAACCAGGTCTGGGCGATGAAGTCGGCGATCTTGGCGTTGCTGTCGAGGCGCAGCGGATAGCTGCCGGTGAGGTAGCGCTTGGCCTCCTGCAGCTCGCCGTCGCTGACCGGGCTGGCGCGGATCTGCTCCACCTGCTGGCGGGCGCGCGCGACGGCGTCGGCGACCGACGCGTTCTTGGTCTGCATGACGATCTCGAACGGCCCCGGCGACTTGCCGGCGGCGAAGAAGCTGCCGACCGAGTAGGCGAGGCCGGCTTCGGTGCGGATGCTGTTCATCAGCCGCGAGGAGAAGCCGCCGCCGCCGAGAATGTAGTTCATCACCGCGATGGTCTCGTAGTCCGGATTGTCGCGCGCCACCCCGAGATGCCCCAGCACGATGCCGGCCTGGGTGACCGGGCGGTCGATGCGGATCGTCTCCGCCGCCGGCGGGGTGAACGGCGGGTAGACGAACGGCGCCGGCGGGCTGCCGTCCCAGCTCCCGAGCACGCGCAGCAACGCCGCCCGCGCCTCGTCGACGGCGATGTCGCCGACCACCACCACGGCGGCGCTGGCGGGGCGGTAGTAGGCCGCGTAGAACTGCTGCACGTCGCCGCGGCTGATCGTCGGCACCGATTCGGTGCTGCCCTCGACCGGATGCCCGTACGGGGTGTCGCCGAACAGGCGGCGCTGGAAGGCCTTCTGCGCCACCGTGGTCGGATCGTCCTCCTGGCTGCGGAGCGTGGCCAGGGTGGCGTCGCGCTGGCGAGCGAGCTCGTCGTTGGCGAACGACGGGTGGAGCAGCACGTCGGCGAACAGATCGAGGCCGACGTCGAGGTCCTTGCGCAGCACCTGCAGCGACAGCACGGCGTAGTCCTGCTCGGCGTCGGCGTCCAGCGACGCGCCGATGAAGTCGATCTGGTCCTTGATCTGCTGGGCGCTGCGGCGGGCCGTGCCTTCGGTCACCAGGCTCGCGGTGAGGTGGGCGAGGCCGCCTCGACCGATCGGATCGCGCCGCGAGCCGGCGTCGAGCACGACGCGGATGAGCACCAGCGGCAGATTGCGCTGCTCGGACACCAGGAGGGTGGCGCCGTTGGCGAGCGTCTCCTGCGTCACCTGCGGGCCGAGCGCGGTGGCGGGGAGTGGGGCGCCGAGCGCCGCGACGCAGGCGACGATCGCCAGGACGCGGCGCCGCCTGGCGCGGCGGGTGTCCGAGTCGCGATCGGGGGCGGTCGGCGGCGCCATCAGTCGATGCCGGCCGGCGACGGCGGCGTGCCGCCGGCCGGCCCCTCGATCGGCGGGTTGGGGATGAGCACCGCGGTGGTGCGGTTGGTCGGGCTCAGGTACGTCTGGGCGACGCGGCGCACGTCCTCGGCCGTGACGGCGCGGACGCCGGGCAGGTAGTCGTCGATGCGCCGCCAGGTGCCGGAGAGCTCGTACTCGCCCAACAGCATGCCCTGGTAGAACAGCGAGTCCTGGGCGAAGACGAAGCTCGACTCGATGCCGTTCTTCGCCTTCTCGAGCTCGCGGGCGCTCGGCGCCTGGCGGCGGATGCGCTCGATCTCGCGCGTCAGCGCCGCCTCCGATTGCGCCGCGGTGCGCCCGGGCAGCGGCTGCGCGTAGACGGTGAAGAGGCCGGGATCGATCGCGGTGTAGTCGTAGCTGACGCCGACCGAGCGCGCGAGGCGGCTGCGGTAGACGAGCTCGTCGTGCAGGCGAGCGCTGTCGCCGCCGGCGAGGATGGCCGACAGCACCTCGAGCGCCGCCGCGTCGGGGCTCAGCAGGTTTGGCACGTGGTGGGCCATGGCGACGAACGGCAGTTGCGCCGGCCGCTCGAGCTCGACGCGGCGGGCACCGTGTTGCGCCGGCTCGATGGCGCGCACGTTCGGCGGCAGGGGACCGCGCTCGATGGGCGAGAAGGCCTCGCGGATCTTCGCCGTCAGGGCGGCGCTGTCGAAGTCGCCGACGGCGACGACGAAGGCGTTGTTCGGCATGTAGAACGTCCGGTGATACGCCAGCACGTCGGCGAGCGTCGCCTGCGCGATGTCGGACGACCAGCCGATGATCGGGAACTGGTACGGATGCGCGGCGTAGGCGGTCGAGGCGAGCTGTTCGAAGAGCTCGGCGACGGGATCGTTCTCGATGCGCAGTCGGCGTTCCTCCATGATCACGTCGCGCTCGGGTAGGAACTGCTCGTCGGTCACCTTGAGGTGCGCGAGGCGGTCGGCCTCGAGATCGATGACGACGCCGACCCGGTCGCTGGCCAGCATCGCGAAGTAGGTCGTGTTGTCCTGCGAGGTGAAGGCGTTGGTGCGGCCGCCGTTGCGCTGGATGATCTTGCTGTACTCCTCCGGCGCCACCGTCTCGGTGCCCTTGAAGGTGATGTGCTCGAGGATGTGAGAGAGGCCGGTGTAGCCGAGGCGTTCGTTGCGCGAGCCGACGCGGTAGTAGAGCTGGAAGACGACCACCGGCGCCTTGTGGTCCTCGAGCAGGATGAGCTTGAGGCCATTGTCGAGCGTCGTCTCGGTGACCCGCTCGCCGTAGGGGCGCGCCACGGCCTGCCCCGCCGCCAGCAGCGCGCCCACCATCGCGGCCGCAGCCAGCGCGCGCACCCCGCCTCGACGCATACGACCTTCCGCGTAACAGCGCCCCCGGAGGGGGTCAAGGTGACGGTCGCCGGCGCCGGAGTTCGCGGCGCGCGGCATCGCGCGCGCCGGCGGGCGCTCGCGCGGCGCCGTCAGGGAGCCGAGTCGTCCGGAGCCGAGTTGACCTGAAAGTCGCCGATCACGTAGGGTCGTCCGTCAGCACTGGCACGGAGCGGTGGCCGAGTGGTCTAAGGCGCACGCCTGCTAAGCGTGTGTACCCCAAAAGGGTACCGCGGGTTCAAATCCCGCCCGCTCCGCTCTCTCTCCTGCGCCGATCGCGTTGGGCGGTGCGCCGGCGCGGCGTGCAGAGCGCCGCGCCTCTGTGCTACCTGCGGCGCCCTGGAGGGTCGTCGATGACCGAATTCCGCCGTGGCGAGGTGCGGGCCAACGGGTTGCGCTTCGCGACGCTCGAGGCTGGCGACGGGCCGCTGGTGCTCTGTCTGCACGGGTTTCCCGATCATGCGCGATCGTTCCGGCATCAGCTCCCGGCGCTGGCGGCGGCGGGGTTCCGCGCCGTCGCGCCGTACATGCGCGGCTATGCGCCGAGCGACGTGCCCGCCGACGGTCCCTACCAGAGCGCGGCGCTGGCGGAGGACGCGGCGGCGATGATCGAGGCGTTGGGCCACCAGCGAGCGGCGGTGTTCGGGCACGACTGGGGCGCCGTCGCCGCCTACGGCGCGGCGATCCTGGCCCCGCAGCGCGTCGCGCGACTGGTGACCGCGGCGGTGCCGCACGGGCCGGCGCTGGGCACCGCCTTCCTCACCAGCTACGCGCAGCAGCGCCGTTCCTGGTACATGTTCTTCTTCCAGACGCCGCTCGCCGACATGGCGGTGGCGCACGACGACTTCGCCTTTCTCGAGCACCTGTGGAGCGATTGGTCGCCAGGCTGGGCGTGGCCGGCGGCCGAGATGGCGGCATTGAAGGACACCTTCCGCCAGCCCGGCGTGCTCGCGGCAGCGCTCGGCTACTACCGCCATACGTTCAACCCGCTGCTGCAACGCCCAGAGCTGGCCGAGGCGCAAGGGCGCACGCAATTGGAACCGGTGACCATGCCAACGCTCTACCTGCACGGCGCGCGCGACGGCTGCATCGGGGTCGAGCTCGCCGCCGGCATGGAGGCGCTCTTCCCCGCCGGTCTGGAGACGGTGATCGTGCCCGACGCCGGTCACTTCGTGCACCAGGAAGCGCCCGACCTGGTGAACGCGCGTCTGTTGGAGTTTCTCGCCCCCCTTCGCTAACCACGGAGCGCACGATCACACGCAACACGGAGGTGTCGTGTTCTGCGTGGTCGTTCGTGCTCCCTGGTGTCGTGCGGTGTGTCCCCTCGAGGAGATCGAATATGAGCGCTGAACGCGAAGCGGTGCTGGCCGGGTACGTCCGCACGCCCTTCGGCAAGGCGGACCCCCAGCGGGGGTGGTTTCGCCACGTCCGCTCGGACGACCTGGCAACCATCGTGCTGCAGGAGATCCTGCGCCGCACCGGCGTGCCGGCGGGCGAGGTGGACGGCGTCATCCTCGGCGCGGTCGAGATGATGGGCGAGCAGGCGCACCCGGGGACGGCGATTCCCTTCCTCGCGGGATTCCCGCCGCACGTCACCGGACTGAGCGTCGAGCGCGCCTGCACGACGGCGATGATGTCGGTGCACGTCGCGGCGATGAGCGTGCAGTGCGGCCTCGGCGCGGTCTACATCGCCGGCGGCCTCGACAGCATGACCCACTTCCGCATCCCGACCATCAAGGACGGGATGGACATGGACGCCATCATCAAGGAGGGCGGCCACATGCTGGCCACCATGAACCCGAATCCGAAGATGATGGCGCGCATCAACCCCATCGAGCTCAACGGCGGCCAGGGCGCCGAGCTCCTGTGCGACCGCTACGGCATCACCCGCCGCGACCTCGACGAGTGGGCGCTGCTCAGCCACCGGCGCGCCGTCGCGGCGCAGCAGAGCGGGCGATTCGCGGACGAGATCGTGCCAGTGGAGGGGATGACCGCGGAGGGCGAGGCGCGGATGATTGACCGCGACCAGGGGCCGCGCGCCGACACGACGCTGGAGAAGATCGCCGGCCTGATGCCGGTCTACCGCGCCGACGGCCGCATCACCGCCGCCGCCGCGTCGGGCCAGGCCGACGGCGCCGCGGTGTGCATGGTGATGTCGCGCGCCGAGGCGCAGCGGCGCGGCATCGCGCCGCTGGCGTCGATCCACACCATCGCCACCGGCGCCTGCGACCCGCGCGATCTGATCTACTCGGCGATTCCGGCGACCCACCGAGCGTTCGAGCGCTCCGGGCTGCACATGCGCGACATGGAGGTGGTGGAGATCAACGAGGCCTTCGCCTGTGCGCCGATCGCGCTGATGCGCGAATTCGCGATGGCGGCGGAGGATGCCGGGAAGATCAACGTCAATGGCGGCGCTTGCGCCCTCGGCCATCCGGTGGGCGCCTCTGGCGCCCGCCTGGTCGGCACGCTGGCGCTGGAGATGCGCCGCCGCCAGGCGCGCTACGGGCTCGCCACCATCTGCGGCGGCATGGGCCAGGGCGCGGCGACGATCCTGGAGCGAGCCTGAAGGCTCGCCCGGAGGGTCGCGCCGCGCGTTGTGCGGGGTGGGCGATCGGATTCGATCCGACCGCCCACCCCGCACAACGCAACAGCCTCACGCGGGCGGCAGGGCTGCCTTCGCCGCGGCCTCTTCCTTCTTCTGCTGCATGCGGCGGCGGCGTTCGCGCTTCTTCTCGGCCTCGCTGCGGGCGCGATCGCTGCGTTCGACGAGCTCGATGAGCGAGATCGGCGCCGCGTCGCCGTGGCGGTTGCCGAGCTTGGTGATGCGGGTATAGCCGCCCGGCCGGCTGGCAAAGCGGGGAGCGATCTCGTCGAACAGCTTCTTGACGATGTCGCGACCGCGCACGAAGGCCGCCGCCTGGCGGCGGGCATGCACGGTGTTGCGCTTGCCGAGCGTGATCATGCGATCCACCCACCGGCGCATTTCCTTCGCCTTGGCGTCGGTCGTCTGCAGGTGTTCGTGCTGGAGCAGCGACGTGACCAAGTTGCGCAGCAGGGCGCGACGGTGCGAGCTGCTGCGATTGAGCTTACGTCCGGCGTTCAGGTGTCGCATGACGGTCCTCGGGCTGACGGCGCGCGGCGGTCAGCGGCTCAGGCGCTTTCCTTCTCCCGCGCCAACCGCTTGTCGAGCTCGTCGCGGGCCGGGAAGTTCTCGATGTGCATGCCGAAGTCGAGTCCCATCTCGCGGAGGATCTCCTTGATCTCGTTGAGCGACTTGCGGCCGAAGTTCTTGGTCTTGAGCATCTCCGCCTCGGAGCGCTGCACCAGCTCGCCGATGTACTTGATGTCGGCGTTCTGCAGGCAGTTCGCGGAGCGCAC
Coding sequences within it:
- a CDS encoding glycoside hydrolase family 31 protein — its product is MRRVALLPLLCVLLAACGEEGGDGRGATATPTAVPTPTRGPTLGPVLLIAGETSLALHAAAATLVITRDPFQLAFRDRLGDHLAAQVPGRLRVQSGGADCAVSALGAFRFDPASGRFDAEVETGCGTGTLAVEWPSERAARVIFAPPADASPQALADTWALEPGERIYGLSERLTDSRPLNGVPGILQVDEINPREVGSLDRRGEKIDMLVQGTVGIYAPFYQSSAGYGLYVEGTAVGAYDVGAGDPDALDFTFAAGTTPASRTLRYVLFAGTPAQILDAYTGLTGRPFIPPEWAFRHWRWRDEAAIGTPAVVDGEAMNAQVAEDLTMYEALDIPSGVYMIDRPWAGGAFGFDDFQWDPQRFPNPEGMLRVLRDRGYRVAVWSAALASGTAPGSNGAEARASGYLAPGLEPWPDTPDAQVLDITNPAARAWWSQKHLDFLRRWDISAIKLDRGEEYVTQQPTDVFADGRSGVEVRNDFVTLNLRLYHDILQAARGDGDFVVKARSAYAGAQRWGIVWGGDSPGSRAFGAGPGTDLGLRAAIIQQQRAAFLGFPFWGSDTGGYYQFKQRDVFARWLQFSAFCALMEIGGHEAHAPWDMPTEPRYDDEMIAIYRRYVRLHHDLIPYTMRQAETAARSGLPIARPLVFAWPDDAAVADRWDEYLFGEDLLVAPVWQNGARRRDIYLPAGRWEDFWDATRTFDGPQTITVDAPLDVIPVFVRADAVVEGRP
- a CDS encoding tetratricopeptide repeat protein, which translates into the protein MAARARPRDARQRPARGATGPAARDRRRWLAPGVVALAALLTYAPSLDNGFVWDDMVIVERQLVVFDSLGDVLAPPRDIPQFSPDYYRPLTIATYLVDRAVGGERPFVFHLSVVLAHAAASLLVWMLAAQLLGAAPGAAIGALAAGLLFAVHPVHSESVAWAAGRSDVLTTAFLLAALIAHGAAWRWHGAVTGLAAFASLAAKEAGVALYPLVLLRVILLRDLLVRPLPRRAADWLRDYAGLALAGVAYVLLRRHALGELIGTAPTIAPAHRSPLEIAAAVGTYVGKLLWPWPLNAYIDHLPLTPWAFAAGLALLAALAAAAWLWRTRGDGVPLFGLLWIVLTLVPSLAILWKIPDAPLAERYLYLPSAGFCLLIGDLVARGWRRLSSPAARRAAFAAGGVVLLLAAVGSALRCRVWHDDIALWEDTEGKSQVSGMAARNLGTAYQQAGRAAEARAAFARALARRNDARGLQTIHNNLGTLAMMDGDYPAAQRAYEQALAAAPDAPDTLFNLGLAILHGGDATPDAARLALPRLQRARELNPHDADIEAGLGQLYLILGERPRACEHLRRAEQLRPSERTAAGIRQLRAQCD
- a CDS encoding insulinase family protein, which codes for MAPPTAPDRDSDTRRARRRRVLAIVACVAALGAPLPATALGPQVTQETLANGATLLVSEQRNLPLVLIRVVLDAGSRRDPIGRGGLAHLTASLVTEGTARRSAQQIKDQIDFIGASLDADAEQDYAVLSLQVLRKDLDVGLDLFADVLLHPSFANDELARQRDATLATLRSQEDDPTTVAQKAFQRRLFGDTPYGHPVEGSTESVPTISRGDVQQFYAAYYRPASAAVVVVGDIAVDEARAALLRVLGSWDGSPPAPFVYPPFTPPAAETIRIDRPVTQAGIVLGHLGVARDNPDYETIAVMNYILGGGGFSSRLMNSIRTEAGLAYSVGSFFAAGKSPGPFEIVMQTKNASVADAVARARQQVEQIRASPVSDGELQEAKRYLTGSYPLRLDSNAKIADFIAQTWFYGLGPNYADVYIARVNAVTGDDVQRVARQYLNPDGFIEVVVTAGERGTAPAPDAHHPAAP
- a CDS encoding insulinase family protein codes for the protein MVGALLAAGQAVARPYGERVTETTLDNGLKLILLEDHKAPVVVFQLYYRVGSRNERLGYTGLSHILEHITFKGTETVAPEEYSKIIQRNGGRTNAFTSQDNTTYFAMLASDRVGVVIDLEADRLAHLKVTDEQFLPERDVIMEERRLRIENDPVAELFEQLASTAYAAHPYQFPIIGWSSDIAQATLADVLAYHRTFYMPNNAFVVAVGDFDSAALTAKIREAFSPIERGPLPPNVRAIEPAQHGARRVELERPAQLPFVAMAHHVPNLLSPDAAALEVLSAILAGGDSARLHDELVYRSRLARSVGVSYDYTAIDPGLFTVYAQPLPGRTAAQSEAALTREIERIRRQAPSARELEKAKNGIESSFVFAQDSLFYQGMLLGEYELSGTWRRIDDYLPGVRAVTAEDVRRVAQTYLSPTNRTTAVLIPNPPIEGPAGGTPPSPAGID
- a CDS encoding alpha/beta hydrolase — encoded protein: MTEFRRGEVRANGLRFATLEAGDGPLVLCLHGFPDHARSFRHQLPALAAAGFRAVAPYMRGYAPSDVPADGPYQSAALAEDAAAMIEALGHQRAAVFGHDWGAVAAYGAAILAPQRVARLVTAAVPHGPALGTAFLTSYAQQRRSWYMFFFQTPLADMAVAHDDFAFLEHLWSDWSPGWAWPAAEMAALKDTFRQPGVLAAALGYYRHTFNPLLQRPELAEAQGRTQLEPVTMPTLYLHGARDGCIGVELAAGMEALFPAGLETVIVPDAGHFVHQEAPDLVNARLLEFLAPLR
- a CDS encoding thiolase family protein, whose product is MSAEREAVLAGYVRTPFGKADPQRGWFRHVRSDDLATIVLQEILRRTGVPAGEVDGVILGAVEMMGEQAHPGTAIPFLAGFPPHVTGLSVERACTTAMMSVHVAAMSVQCGLGAVYIAGGLDSMTHFRIPTIKDGMDMDAIIKEGGHMLATMNPNPKMMARINPIELNGGQGAELLCDRYGITRRDLDEWALLSHRRAVAAQQSGRFADEIVPVEGMTAEGEARMIDRDQGPRADTTLEKIAGLMPVYRADGRITAAAASGQADGAAVCMVMSRAEAQRRGIAPLASIHTIATGACDPRDLIYSAIPATHRAFERSGLHMRDMEVVEINEAFACAPIALMREFAMAAEDAGKINVNGGACALGHPVGASGARLVGTLALEMRRRQARYGLATICGGMGQGAATILERA
- the rplQ gene encoding 50S ribosomal protein L17; amino-acid sequence: MRHLNAGRKLNRSSSHRRALLRNLVTSLLQHEHLQTTDAKAKEMRRWVDRMITLGKRNTVHARRQAAAFVRGRDIVKKLFDEIAPRFASRPGGYTRITKLGNRHGDAAPISLIELVERSDRARSEAEKKRERRRRMQQKKEEAAAKAALPPA